The proteins below are encoded in one region of Thermococcus sp. 21S7:
- a CDS encoding TATA-box-binding protein, whose translation MVDMSNVKLRIENIVASVDLFTQLNLEKVIEICPNSKYNPEEFPGIICRFEEPKVALLIFSSGKLVVTGAKSVEDIERAVNKLIQMLKKIGAKFGRAPQIDIQNMVFSGDIGMEFNLDAVALSLPNCEYEPEQFPGVIYRVKEPRAVILLFSSGKIVCSGAKSEHDAWEAVRKLLRELEKYGLIEEEEEW comes from the coding sequence TTGGTAGATATGAGCAATGTAAAGCTCAGGATTGAGAATATTGTCGCTTCTGTGGACTTATTCACCCAGCTCAACCTTGAGAAAGTCATTGAAATCTGCCCCAACTCCAAGTACAACCCCGAGGAGTTCCCGGGCATCATCTGCCGCTTCGAGGAGCCCAAGGTTGCTCTTCTGATATTCAGCTCCGGCAAGCTCGTCGTCACCGGCGCCAAGAGCGTTGAGGACATAGAGCGCGCCGTCAACAAGCTCATCCAGATGCTCAAGAAGATAGGCGCCAAGTTCGGCCGCGCCCCGCAGATTGACATCCAGAACATGGTCTTCAGCGGCGACATAGGCATGGAGTTCAACCTCGATGCCGTTGCCCTCAGCCTGCCGAACTGTGAGTACGAACCCGAGCAGTTCCCCGGCGTCATCTACCGCGTCAAGGAGCCGAGGGCGGTTATACTGCTCTTCTCGTCCGGAAAGATAGTCTGCTCCGGAGCGAAGAGCGAACACGACGCCTGGGAAGCCGTCAGAAAGCTCCTCCGCGAGCTGGAGAAGTACGGCCTCATCGAGGAAGAGGAGGAGTGGTGA
- a CDS encoding DUF356 domain-containing protein produces MRNTMVLVRTDNFQKASIALADLVRYGGMQIRGNPRIIPPALSDWAFEKISGERPRRRFRAHVIAQIDLAPAKAIGRLMDIHPPAHVLVIPPDTEVWEELMRLWGTFEKLKGFHPPKRTRAEELRKKREKGMENEGLEEF; encoded by the coding sequence ATGAGAAACACGATGGTTTTAGTAAGGACCGACAACTTCCAGAAGGCCAGCATCGCTCTGGCTGACCTGGTGCGCTACGGAGGTATGCAGATACGCGGCAACCCGAGGATTATCCCTCCCGCTCTCTCCGACTGGGCCTTTGAGAAGATAAGCGGCGAAAGGCCAAGGAGACGCTTCAGGGCACACGTGATCGCCCAGATAGACCTCGCGCCGGCGAAGGCAATCGGCAGGCTTATGGACATACATCCACCCGCGCACGTTCTCGTGATTCCCCCCGATACTGAAGTCTGGGAAGAACTGATGCGCCTCTGGGGAACTTTCGAGAAGCTCAAAGGTTTCCACCCGCCGAAGAGAACCAGAGCGGAGGAGCTGAGGAAGAAGCGCGAGAAAGGGATGGAGAACGAAGGATTGGAGGAGTTTTAG
- a CDS encoding type II toxin-antitoxin system VapC family toxin, with the protein MKKSGTSNELIFVDSSLLIEGLKGNPLAVSLFEEILNNGMVPLINDIVFSEFLFHYIALKTGRSPFTIKKRGEISTVILSDEPRDFIEQFHILPADDEVLGLSYGLMRKHNLLPNDAIILATCLVYEVGTLGTLDNDLKNAGEKEGLMVLP; encoded by the coding sequence ATGAAGAAGAGTGGTACCTCCAATGAGTTAATATTCGTGGATTCATCCCTTTTAATTGAGGGTTTGAAAGGTAATCCTCTGGCGGTCTCCCTCTTTGAGGAGATTTTAAATAATGGTATGGTTCCTCTCATTAACGATATAGTCTTCAGCGAGTTCCTTTTTCATTACATTGCCCTTAAAACCGGACGTTCACCGTTTACAATCAAAAAACGCGGGGAAATAAGTACTGTGATACTTTCCGACGAGCCAAGAGATTTCATTGAACAGTTTCACATACTACCTGCAGATGACGAGGTTCTCGGACTCTCTTATGGGCTTATGAGGAAACACAACCTACTCCCAAACGATGCCATAATCCTCGCTACATGCCTTGTTTATGAGGTTGGTACTTTGGGAACGTTAGACAATGACCTTAAAAACGCTGGAGAAAAGGAGGGTCTAATGGTCCTTCCCTAA
- a CDS encoding multiprotein bridging factor aMBF1, translating into MGKAKPRYCEVCGAPIRGPGHRIRIEGAEVLVCDRCFEKYGGKKPGTFSIMPTGRRPTRRAYSRPARPRPSSKPKTERPLYTEEIVEDYAERVYRAIQRSGKSYEELSHEVGLSMNDLRAIAHGHREPTIKEAKKLEKYFKIKLIETSGEEVLEKKSIPRDYEPTLGDIANIKIKKRKKK; encoded by the coding sequence ATGGGGAAGGCCAAGCCAAGGTACTGTGAGGTATGTGGGGCGCCGATAAGAGGTCCCGGTCACAGGATAAGGATCGAGGGGGCTGAAGTTCTCGTCTGCGACCGCTGTTTTGAGAAATACGGCGGGAAGAAGCCCGGAACCTTCAGCATAATGCCCACCGGAAGGCGGCCGACGAGGAGAGCCTATTCACGGCCGGCTAGGCCGAGGCCTTCATCCAAGCCCAAGACCGAGAGGCCGCTGTACACGGAGGAGATCGTCGAGGATTACGCCGAGAGGGTTTACAGGGCGATACAGCGCTCTGGAAAGAGCTACGAGGAGCTCTCCCACGAGGTCGGGCTCTCCATGAACGACCTCCGCGCCATCGCCCACGGCCACCGCGAGCCGACGATAAAGGAAGCGAAAAAGCTGGAGAAGTACTTCAAAATAAAACTCATCGAGACCTCCGGGGAGGAGGTTCTAGAGAAGAAGAGCATCCCGAGGGACTACGAGCCGACGCTCGGCGACATTGCTAACATCAAGATTAAGAAGCGGAAGAAGAAGTGA
- a CDS encoding GNAT family N-acetyltransferase, protein MAEVKIERLPQLDQETLERLIEIYMRGYEGMREYGGEGESYAKRYLRWCWNKAKDGFFIAKIGDEIAGFIVCDADWYSKYEGRTVGAVHEFVLDKKFQGHGIGHLLMEKCLEYLGKHNDRIELWVGERNEKAIKFYEDYGFKKVGQSGIWVRMVKDLRRDDAPREKGK, encoded by the coding sequence ATGGCGGAAGTGAAGATAGAGCGGCTCCCCCAGCTTGACCAGGAAACGCTGGAAAGGCTCATCGAGATATACATGAGGGGTTACGAGGGCATGCGTGAGTACGGCGGCGAGGGGGAGAGCTACGCGAAGCGCTACCTCCGGTGGTGCTGGAACAAGGCGAAGGACGGCTTTTTCATCGCCAAGATTGGCGACGAGATAGCGGGCTTCATAGTCTGCGACGCGGACTGGTACAGCAAGTACGAGGGAAGAACCGTCGGGGCGGTCCACGAGTTCGTGCTCGACAAGAAGTTCCAGGGACACGGCATAGGGCACTTGCTCATGGAGAAGTGCCTAGAGTACCTGGGGAAGCACAACGACAGAATAGAACTCTGGGTGGGCGAGAGGAACGAGAAGGCCATCAAGTTCTACGAGGACTACGGCTTTAAGAAAGTCGGCCAGAGCGGGATATGGGTGCGCATGGTGAAAGACCTGAGGAGGGACGATGCACCCCGGGAAAAGGGGAAGTAG
- a CDS encoding DMT family transporter — MNITLGVILALSAAFVWALASVLSKVSMRDINPLSLNVVRLILSALFYIPLVLYLGVPRFSVVQWAILVVSGVLGFTLADWFFLEGMNHLGVSRAAILVTAHPIITMFIAHYTLGRPLTGGLLLGALFIVAAVVATASEGSRGGGIDWRGLAYVFSAQLLWTFAVIVTDWLVSGGSASAVIGLRISSGALASFAFVPKIRNDVRRLSTRGWGLVFVITLLGTILGQYFFALALKFAGSSIATPVTESSPIMASIMAVIFLKERFTGRLALALVLTALGVLMIGLYA, encoded by the coding sequence ATGAACATAACCCTCGGGGTGATACTTGCCCTTTCGGCGGCCTTCGTCTGGGCCCTTGCTTCCGTCCTCTCCAAGGTCTCAATGAGGGACATCAACCCCCTCTCGCTGAATGTGGTCAGGCTAATACTCAGCGCGCTCTTCTACATTCCTCTGGTTCTGTATCTGGGCGTCCCTAGGTTTTCGGTCGTGCAGTGGGCTATCCTTGTGGTTTCGGGAGTCCTCGGTTTCACCCTCGCCGACTGGTTCTTCCTTGAGGGCATGAACCACCTAGGCGTCTCCCGCGCGGCGATTCTCGTCACCGCACATCCGATAATAACGATGTTCATAGCCCACTACACCCTCGGCAGGCCCCTGACAGGAGGCCTTCTCCTGGGTGCTCTCTTCATAGTGGCGGCCGTTGTCGCTACCGCCTCGGAGGGTTCCAGGGGCGGCGGAATAGACTGGAGGGGACTCGCCTACGTCTTCTCTGCCCAGCTCCTCTGGACCTTTGCCGTAATAGTGACGGACTGGCTGGTGAGTGGGGGGAGCGCCTCTGCCGTCATCGGACTGAGAATAAGCTCCGGTGCGCTGGCCTCGTTCGCCTTTGTTCCAAAGATAAGGAACGACGTCAGAAGGCTCAGCACGCGGGGCTGGGGGCTGGTGTTCGTTATAACCCTCCTCGGCACGATCCTAGGCCAGTACTTCTTTGCTTTGGCCTTGAAGTTTGCGGGCTCAAGCATAGCGACGCCGGTAACGGAGTCAAGCCCGATAATGGCCTCAATCATGGCGGTGATCTTCCTAAAAGAAAGGTTTACGGGGAGGCTAGCCCTCGCCCTCGTTCTAACAGCCTTGGGTGTCCTCATGATAGGTCTCTACGCCTAG
- a CDS encoding Zn-ribbon domain-containing OB-fold protein, translating into MARPMQVSRYWRHFREKYRLIGGKCENGHVHFPKRSICPVCGSRNVEEIELSGKGKVISWTIVRNPPSGFEYYKPFPLALIELEEGPVVLAQLTDVDPEEIDFGMEVEVVTKKIREFEEDGIILYGYKFRPPVR; encoded by the coding sequence ATGGCGCGCCCGATGCAGGTTTCCCGCTACTGGAGGCACTTCCGTGAGAAGTACAGGCTCATAGGCGGAAAGTGCGAGAACGGCCACGTCCACTTCCCGAAGAGGTCGATCTGCCCGGTCTGCGGCTCAAGAAACGTCGAGGAAATCGAGCTGAGCGGAAAGGGCAAGGTCATCAGCTGGACGATAGTCAGAAACCCGCCGAGCGGCTTCGAGTACTACAAGCCCTTCCCGCTGGCACTGATAGAGCTTGAGGAGGGACCCGTCGTCCTCGCCCAGCTGACCGACGTTGACCCCGAGGAGATAGACTTCGGAATGGAGGTCGAGGTCGTCACCAAGAAGATAAGGGAGTTCGAGGAGGACGGAATAATCCTCTACGGCTACAAGTTCAGGCCGCCTGTGAGGTGA
- a CDS encoding thiolase domain-containing protein: MRKAVIIGAGMTPVGEHWKLGLRDLAVEALLNAMDDAGIDRVDSLYVGNMVSGPFVEQENLGALIADWAGLGNIPAVKIEAACASGGAAVQEGVKAVLSGLEDVVAVVGVEKMTDAWPSDATRYLAYAADAEWELFHGASFVALNALIMRYYMKAYGYTEEDLALFAVNAHANGAKNPYAMFKRPIKVETVLKSPYVADPLKLFDASPVCDGAASVIITTPEKAEELGVPKEKWVEVAGMGRAIDTISLASREDLLTLKAAKVAAERAYKMAGVEAKDIDFFEVHDAFTVMAALSLEALGAAKKGEGAKLAKEGQIAIDADYPIQTMGGLKARGHPVGATGVYQTVEAVLQLRGEAPSQVPDAEIGLTQNIGGTGSNITVNVFRRV; encoded by the coding sequence ATGAGGAAGGCAGTCATAATCGGTGCCGGTATGACCCCGGTTGGTGAGCACTGGAAGCTCGGATTGAGGGACCTGGCCGTCGAGGCGCTCCTCAACGCGATGGACGATGCCGGGATAGACAGGGTCGATTCACTCTACGTTGGAAACATGGTTTCCGGCCCCTTCGTGGAGCAGGAGAACCTCGGCGCGCTCATAGCCGACTGGGCCGGACTTGGAAACATCCCGGCCGTTAAAATAGAGGCCGCCTGTGCCAGCGGTGGTGCCGCTGTTCAGGAGGGCGTTAAGGCCGTTCTCAGCGGGCTGGAAGATGTGGTTGCCGTCGTCGGCGTCGAGAAGATGACCGACGCCTGGCCGAGCGACGCGACGCGCTACCTCGCCTACGCTGCCGATGCCGAGTGGGAGCTCTTCCACGGGGCGAGCTTCGTAGCTTTGAACGCCCTCATCATGCGCTACTACATGAAGGCCTACGGCTACACCGAGGAGGATTTGGCGCTCTTCGCGGTCAACGCCCATGCCAACGGCGCCAAGAACCCCTACGCCATGTTCAAGCGCCCGATTAAGGTCGAGACCGTCCTCAAGAGCCCCTATGTTGCCGACCCGCTCAAGCTGTTTGATGCTTCGCCGGTCTGCGATGGTGCGGCATCTGTGATAATCACCACGCCTGAGAAGGCGGAGGAGCTTGGCGTTCCGAAGGAGAAGTGGGTCGAGGTTGCCGGAATGGGGCGCGCCATAGACACCATAAGCCTCGCCAGCAGGGAAGACCTGCTCACCCTCAAGGCGGCCAAGGTCGCCGCAGAGAGGGCCTACAAGATGGCGGGCGTCGAGGCAAAGGACATCGACTTCTTCGAGGTTCACGATGCATTCACCGTCATGGCCGCTTTAAGCCTCGAAGCCCTCGGCGCCGCGAAGAAGGGGGAGGGAGCGAAGCTGGCCAAGGAGGGACAGATAGCCATTGACGCGGACTACCCGATACAGACGATGGGCGGACTCAAGGCCCGCGGTCATCCGGTCGGAGCCACAGGCGTTTACCAGACGGTTGAGGCTGTCCTCCAGCTCCGCGGCGAGGCGCCGAGCCAGGTGCCGGATGCGGAAATCGGCCTGACCCAGAACATTGGTGGAACCGGTTCAAACATAACGGTCAACGTCTTTAGGAGGGTCTGA
- a CDS encoding hydroxymethylglutaryl-CoA synthase, with the protein MRKLLKPRREVGIVGYGAYVPMYRIKAEEIGRVWGVSSFPIQEKAVPGLDEDALTIGIEAARNALRRARIEPALIRAVWFGSESKPYAVKPTGTVIAEAIGATPDVSTADFEFACKAGTEALQTAIGFVGSEMADYAMAIGADTAQGRPGDHLEFTAGAGGAAFIVGEKSSETVAYFEGSYSYVTDTPDFWRRQHEHYPRHGNRFTGEPAYFHHIVNAAKTLMEELGLTVDDFDYAVFHQPNVKFPLTVAKILGIPKEKVLPGLLTGIIGNTYSGATMVGISAVLDIAKPGDRILWVSFGSGAGSDAFSIVVQDAIEEKRGLAPKTMDYVNRKKYIDYALYAKARRKYIM; encoded by the coding sequence ATGAGAAAGCTCCTGAAGCCAAGGCGCGAAGTCGGCATCGTCGGCTACGGTGCCTACGTCCCGATGTATAGAATCAAGGCCGAAGAGATAGGAAGGGTCTGGGGAGTTTCCAGCTTCCCGATACAGGAGAAGGCCGTTCCCGGTCTTGACGAGGATGCGCTCACGATAGGAATTGAGGCCGCGAGAAACGCACTCAGGAGAGCCCGGATAGAGCCGGCACTCATCAGGGCCGTCTGGTTCGGAAGCGAGAGCAAGCCCTACGCGGTCAAGCCCACCGGCACGGTCATAGCCGAGGCCATCGGCGCCACCCCCGATGTAAGCACGGCCGACTTTGAGTTCGCGTGTAAGGCCGGAACCGAGGCACTGCAGACGGCAATAGGCTTTGTCGGCTCGGAGATGGCCGACTACGCCATGGCCATTGGAGCGGACACCGCCCAGGGAAGGCCCGGCGACCACCTGGAGTTCACCGCCGGTGCCGGTGGAGCGGCCTTCATAGTCGGCGAGAAGAGCAGCGAGACCGTCGCCTACTTCGAGGGCAGCTATTCATACGTTACTGATACTCCCGACTTCTGGAGGCGCCAGCACGAACACTACCCGAGGCACGGCAACAGGTTCACCGGCGAGCCTGCCTACTTCCACCACATAGTCAACGCGGCCAAGACCCTCATGGAGGAGCTCGGCCTCACTGTGGACGACTTCGACTACGCCGTCTTCCACCAGCCGAACGTCAAGTTCCCGCTCACCGTTGCTAAAATCCTCGGCATTCCTAAGGAGAAGGTTCTCCCCGGCCTGCTCACCGGAATCATCGGAAACACCTACAGCGGCGCGACCATGGTGGGTATTTCCGCCGTCCTCGACATAGCCAAGCCCGGGGACAGGATTCTGTGGGTCAGCTTTGGCTCCGGCGCGGGAAGCGACGCCTTCAGCATAGTCGTTCAAGACGCCATCGAGGAGAAGCGCGGGCTGGCTCCGAAGACCATGGACTACGTGAACAGGAAGAAGTACATCGACTACGCCCTCTACGCGAAGGCGAGGAGAAAGTACATCATGTGA
- a CDS encoding fibrillarin-like rRNA/tRNA 2'-O-methyltransferase, which translates to MRIKKGRFPGVYVFVDEDGSEKIATKNLVPGQKVYGERLIKFEGEEYRVWNPRRSKLGAAILNGLKNFPIKPGSKVLYLGVASGTTASHVSDIVGWEGKVFGVEFSPRVLRELVPLVDERRNIVPILGDATKPEGYRALVPKVDVIFEDVAQPTQAKILIDNARVFLKSGGYAMISVKSRSIDVTKEPEQVFKEVERELSEYFEVVERLSLEPYEKDHALFVVRKP; encoded by the coding sequence ATGAGGATCAAGAAGGGCAGGTTCCCCGGTGTTTACGTCTTCGTTGATGAGGATGGTAGCGAGAAGATAGCCACCAAGAACCTCGTTCCGGGCCAGAAGGTCTACGGCGAGAGGCTGATTAAGTTCGAGGGCGAGGAGTACAGGGTCTGGAACCCGAGACGTTCGAAACTCGGTGCGGCCATACTCAACGGCCTTAAGAACTTCCCGATAAAGCCCGGCTCAAAGGTTCTCTACCTTGGAGTCGCGAGCGGAACGACTGCCAGCCACGTTAGCGACATCGTTGGCTGGGAGGGGAAGGTCTTCGGCGTGGAGTTCTCGCCGAGGGTTCTGAGGGAGCTCGTCCCACTTGTTGACGAGCGCAGGAACATCGTGCCGATACTCGGAGACGCAACAAAGCCAGAAGGTTACCGCGCACTCGTGCCGAAGGTCGACGTTATCTTCGAGGACGTCGCCCAGCCGACGCAGGCGAAGATACTCATAGACAACGCCAGGGTCTTCCTGAAGAGCGGCGGCTACGCCATGATAAGCGTCAAGAGCAGGAGCATCGACGTCACTAAGGAGCCCGAGCAGGTCTTCAAGGAGGTCGAGAGGGAGCTTTCTGAGTATTTCGAAGTCGTTGAGAGGCTTTCGCTTGAACCCTACGAGAAGGACCACGCGCTGTTCGTTGTGAGGAAACCGTGA
- a CDS encoding C/D box methylation guide ribonucleoprotein complex aNOP56 subunit (functions along with aFIB and aL7a; guides 2'-O-methylation of ribose to specific sites in RNAs) produces the protein MKAYVAENVRGIYAFDESGNLIDQKAFSGRPEVSLDRLLKGEPSDELVSFLDELKERGYDEFVLEDSELSRNLKELGYNATAEFPNIAGEKLRSSPEEFLGENWFDEYFSVGVALTRLRIQEQSGARDKMIIQAIEALDDIDKVINLLVSRLREWYSLHFPELDEILPKHGQYVAFVKAVGPRENVSEEKLKSLGLPEGKVEKILRAAETSMGAPLGKFDAGIIMKLASEISDLYKLREEIEDYLETAMDEVAPNLKALVGAKLGARLLSLAGGLKELAMMPASTIQVLGAEKALFRHLRSGAKPPKHGVIFQYPAINRSPWWQRGKIARALAGKLAIAARVDYFSGEYIAEELKQEIEQRIQEIKQKYPNPPKRKAKPEKKKKKKFKGKEKRGKGFGGKKKEKAGKGKKGEKSGKKKKKGKR, from the coding sequence ATGAAAGCTTACGTGGCTGAGAACGTCAGGGGCATCTATGCCTTTGACGAGAGCGGTAATCTCATTGATCAGAAGGCCTTCTCCGGAAGGCCGGAGGTGAGCCTCGACAGGCTTCTGAAGGGCGAGCCGAGCGACGAGCTGGTTTCTTTCCTCGACGAGCTTAAGGAGAGGGGCTACGACGAGTTCGTCCTTGAGGACTCGGAGCTGAGCAGGAACCTGAAGGAGCTCGGCTACAACGCCACCGCGGAGTTCCCGAACATCGCCGGAGAGAAGCTCCGCTCAAGCCCGGAGGAGTTCCTCGGCGAGAACTGGTTCGACGAGTACTTCAGCGTCGGCGTTGCCCTGACCAGGCTCCGCATACAGGAGCAGAGCGGCGCGCGCGACAAGATGATAATTCAGGCCATCGAGGCCCTTGACGACATCGACAAGGTCATCAACCTGCTCGTTTCTCGCTTGAGGGAGTGGTACAGCCTTCACTTCCCGGAGCTCGACGAGATACTTCCCAAGCACGGGCAGTACGTTGCCTTCGTCAAGGCCGTCGGCCCGAGGGAGAACGTGAGCGAGGAGAAGCTCAAGAGCCTCGGCCTCCCAGAGGGTAAGGTGGAAAAGATTCTGAGGGCTGCGGAAACCTCGATGGGCGCTCCCCTCGGCAAGTTCGATGCGGGCATCATAATGAAGCTCGCGAGTGAGATAAGCGACCTCTACAAGCTGAGGGAGGAGATAGAGGACTACCTTGAGACCGCCATGGACGAGGTCGCACCGAACCTGAAGGCCCTCGTTGGGGCAAAACTCGGCGCCAGACTGCTCAGCCTCGCAGGGGGCTTGAAGGAGCTCGCCATGATGCCGGCATCGACCATACAGGTCTTAGGTGCAGAGAAGGCGCTCTTCAGACACCTGAGGAGCGGTGCAAAGCCGCCAAAGCACGGCGTCATCTTCCAGTACCCGGCCATAAACCGCTCGCCGTGGTGGCAGAGGGGTAAGATAGCGAGGGCTTTGGCAGGAAAGCTCGCCATAGCGGCGCGCGTTGACTACTTCTCCGGCGAATACATCGCTGAGGAGCTGAAGCAGGAGATAGAGCAGCGCATCCAGGAAATAAAGCAGAAGTATCCGAACCCGCCCAAGAGGAAGGCCAAGCCGGAAAAGAAGAAAAAGAAGAAGTTCAAGGGGAAAGAAAAGCGGGGCAAGGGCTTCGGTGGAAAGAAGAAGGAGAAAGCCGGAAAGGGTAAGAAGGGCGAGAAAAGCGGAAAGAAAAAGAAGAAGGGCAAGAGGTGA
- a CDS encoding AAA family ATPase — translation MLTKLIIENYKSIEKAGLEFSKINLLIGPNGSGKSSVLEAYKMLILQSGAPRTKRDFLRVVHNHDTTKEIVIEGMFSQVNVSYIYLSFGIVEETVLPSWNFEGEYEKARKFFHVLDADRNIEARLKGVLATPEDATSWNAHQLFYYTALRTEFQDNIRLIREFYSRYGLNNIRWVPTEREGEYEIIATTPEGVDVNIADAGAGLAALFPIVVALSFYPEGSTIFIEHPEMHLHPKLQYELAEFFLMVSEKRDYQLIIETHSEHLLYGLLNAVAQKRMKPEELTIYSTRKENGKSVFEKMTVHEDGSLEGNISDFLEADINAFLDWLKA, via the coding sequence ATGCTCACAAAGCTCATCATAGAGAACTACAAGTCAATAGAGAAGGCCGGGCTTGAGTTCTCAAAAATAAACCTTCTAATTGGGCCGAATGGGAGCGGAAAGAGTTCTGTGCTTGAAGCTTATAAAATGCTCATCCTTCAATCGGGAGCCCCACGTACCAAGAGAGACTTTCTCAGGGTAGTACACAATCATGATACTACAAAGGAAATTGTGATTGAAGGCATGTTTTCCCAGGTCAATGTCTCGTATATTTACCTTTCATTTGGAATCGTTGAGGAAACAGTGTTACCCTCTTGGAATTTTGAAGGTGAGTATGAAAAGGCCCGTAAATTCTTCCACGTGCTTGATGCAGACAGGAATATTGAGGCAAGATTGAAAGGAGTCCTTGCAACACCGGAGGATGCTACATCTTGGAATGCCCATCAACTCTTTTATTACACTGCTCTCCGCACGGAGTTTCAAGATAATATTCGGTTAATAAGGGAGTTTTATTCGAGATACGGTCTCAATAACATCAGGTGGGTTCCTACTGAAAGAGAAGGAGAGTACGAAATCATTGCAACAACACCTGAAGGAGTCGATGTAAACATCGCCGATGCCGGTGCTGGTTTGGCGGCACTCTTCCCGATAGTCGTCGCCCTCTCCTTTTATCCAGAAGGGAGCACTATCTTCATTGAACACCCTGAGATGCACCTCCATCCCAAGCTTCAGTACGAGCTAGCGGAGTTCTTCCTGATGGTATCGGAAAAGAGAGACTACCAGCTGATAATCGAAACTCACTCGGAACACCTCCTTTACGGTCTGCTGAATGCAGTTGCCCAAAAACGCATGAAGCCAGAGGAACTCACGATATATTCCACAAGGAAGGAGAACGGTAAGTCGGTCTTCGAAAAGATGACCGTTCACGAAGACGGTAGCCTCGAAGGCAACATCTCAGACTTCCTTGAAGCCGACATAAACGCGTTCCTTGACTGGCTCAAGGCGTGA
- a CDS encoding ribose 1,5-bisphosphate isomerase: MTVVKEVLEIAEEIRNMEIRGAGKIARFAAYALKLQAEKSKATNVDDFWNEMKRAAKILYETRPTAVSLPNALRYVMHRGKVAYAGGADLDQLRFIVINAAKEFIHNSENAIIRIGEMGAKRIEDGDVIMTHCHSKAAISVMKTAWEQGKNIRVIVTETRPKWQGKLTAKELASYGIPVIYVVDSAARHYMKMTDKVVMGADSITVNGAVINKIGTALIALTAKEHRIWTMIAAETYKFHPETMLGQLVEIEMRDPTEVIPEEELKTWPENIEVWNPAFDVTPPEYVDVIITERGIIPPSAAIDILKEEFGWALKYTEPWED, translated from the coding sequence ATGACGGTAGTGAAAGAAGTGCTTGAGATTGCCGAGGAAATCAGGAACATGGAGATTCGGGGGGCAGGCAAGATAGCCCGCTTCGCGGCCTATGCGCTCAAGCTCCAGGCCGAAAAGAGCAAAGCGACGAACGTTGACGACTTCTGGAACGAAATGAAAAGGGCCGCCAAGATACTGTACGAGACGAGACCCACCGCTGTTTCCCTCCCCAACGCGCTCCGCTACGTTATGCACCGCGGGAAGGTTGCCTACGCGGGCGGCGCCGACCTAGACCAGCTCCGCTTCATCGTCATCAACGCCGCCAAGGAGTTCATCCACAACTCCGAGAACGCCATAATCCGGATAGGCGAGATGGGGGCGAAGCGCATAGAGGATGGGGACGTCATAATGACCCACTGCCACAGCAAAGCCGCGATAAGTGTCATGAAGACCGCCTGGGAGCAGGGCAAGAACATAAGGGTTATCGTCACCGAGACAAGGCCCAAGTGGCAGGGCAAGCTCACCGCTAAGGAGCTGGCGAGCTACGGCATCCCGGTCATCTACGTCGTTGACAGCGCCGCGAGGCACTACATGAAGATGACCGACAAGGTTGTAATGGGCGCGGACAGCATAACCGTCAACGGCGCGGTGATAAACAAGATTGGAACGGCTTTGATAGCGCTCACCGCCAAGGAGCACCGGATATGGACGATGATCGCCGCGGAAACCTACAAGTTCCACCCCGAGACGATGCTCGGCCAGCTGGTCGAGATAGAGATGCGCGACCCGACCGAGGTCATCCCCGAGGAGGAACTCAAGACCTGGCCGGAGAACATCGAGGTCTGGAACCCGGCCTTCGACGTCACGCCGCCCGAGTACGTGGACGTCATCATAACCGAGCGCGGAATAATCCCGCCGAGCGCGGCGATAGACATCCTCAAGGAGGAGTTCGGCTGGGCCCTCAAGTACACCGAGCCCTGGGAGGATTAA